The nucleotide sequence aatatgtgaaatagAGAGAGGTTATTCCCCCACCTGCCTCCCATCTCCAACCCACTTTGCCACCCAGCACTACTCCCATCCTGACCCCGCCTCTGTTCAGGTGTAAACAGGGTGAGGGCTCTGTTTCACTTGGAGAATCTCATGTACAAGAATGTGATTTGGGGGGGCCAGACTCTGTATGGCACTCGCACCTCACAGCTGGAACGGGGCCTCCTGTGTCCCGCGTGCTTTGCCTCTTCCCTCCCATGGATCTGCTGGTTCTCATGATCTCTTCCGTCCtctcttttctgctttgtttctttgtgaGTTCCTCTGGAagcctttttgtttgtttcttggtGTTTGGAGTCTTGATCCTTGTTCTGTGGAAATCAACTTGCACTGTAAACTCTTTGCTTACTTACGGACAGAAAGATAAAGATTAACTGAAACATTCACTTgggtactttttttttctccttccacaGAGGGAGGTTTATAATCTTGTTTGTCTTATGTTGAGGTGATTTGTGCCACTAGGGCACCATGGACTGGCTTCCTCTGCagtggtaattttttttataatcaaAAATGAAGATTTGACTCTGGGAAATGAGCCTGAATTGTGTGGGTTTGGCCGTTTCTGTGTTCATAGCATCATCAAAGATCAAACAGGATCAAGTCTCCTGAGTAGTGAACCATGTGCTAAAACCTTTGTGCAGTTGAGACCTGTAAAACAGGCACCCTGGCCCTGGGGGTTGTTAGGAAAGGACATGGAGGTCCTTGACTGTTTATCTGATCTGTGGTGGCTGTAGGTGAGAGTTGGAGCTGGTGGGCTTCATTCCTATCCATGCTAATCATGTCTTCAGTCATGTATTCAGTGTTCATTCCAAAGTCACCTGCTCTGTGAAAGCTCAGTAACTTAAACCAGTGTTTTATCCATTAAACTGGATAAAATCCAAGTCATGGTTTGCCCACAAAATGCCATCTTTccttgtccccaggctgtcAATCACTATGAAGGTTTGAGGTCACACCTTAGCATGTATGTCCTGTGGATCCCATGGTACAAACACTGACATGAGAATAATAATTAACTTTATCAGAGCCTAATTTATCCAGCTGTTATTTCTCATGACATATTTCTGTTGACAAGGGCCCAAATACAAACACTTATTGGGCAAAGTTCATGCTCATGCAATCAGTCTCACTTAGAGTTTTACAGAAAGGTGCTGTCACTGCCTGAATGCTGAATCCTCACTGTTTCTCTCTTGGGAGAGTTTGCTTTACTGGGATTGCTTTTGAGTAGgcaatcccaaaaaaaaccccataaataaGCTTTAATCCTAAACCCACACTGATCCTGGGATTCATTTACAAAGGAACAGAAGCAATAACGAGAATGCCTTTTGTGCCATGCTTGGGTAAGGGTCAGGACAGATTTTGATTGATTATAGAGCAGGCCTGCTCTTAAATctcatagaatcccagaatgatttgagttggaaggaaccatAAAGCTCATCTGCTGTGGGCAGGAATTTCCTCCTCTAGGccaagttgctcagagccccataCAACCTCTGAATGCAAGAGCAATTTAAGTGAGTTGACCTTGAGCCCACTAAGTGCAGAGCAGGCCCAGAGATTTCACAAGACACGCATGAAAATTCAATCTCTTTATTTCCGTTCATCAGGCTCTGGATTTGGGACCCATAGTCACAAGCCCCTTGCTCTCCCACGTGCTTTCAAAGCAGGCATCCCTATGGAACACATCCTAATGGGTCTTTAAACAGGCATCTCGCTGCAGCTGCCTTCTTTTGTGCATGGTGACCTCAAGAAAGGTTTGTGGATGTGCAAGGCAGCAGCAACGGCCAGCATGTTTGGGTGGGGAGAAATTCACAGCGGATGTGGCTGTGGCTAGCTCTTGAACTAGCCCTGTATGCAAGGATGGGACCTTGGCTAGTCCACACCAGTGATAACATCATCCATGGTGAGTAAAGATCACCCACAGTGCTTCCCTAGTGATTCCCACTTGAGGCTCTGGGAGTGCCTGTAGGAAGAAGTAGTGTTTATTCTCAGTAAGGCAAGGTTATGttatagcttttattttttgattgcttttgaTTTTCTGAATTGGTGCAGGCTGGTCTTCGTTGCTTTTGCTGAAGGCTGCCCTTGCATTCTTTTATCTGGAAGATCTCAATAGGAGTCATTAAAGTCCCATTTGCTGCCAAACAGCATCCACTGCCAGACTGCTGACTGCATGCATGATTCCTGAGAGCAGTGAGAGTTTGTTTATGGGCTTTGAGTCTATTCTCTATGGTGGAAAATGATAATAAGAAAGAACCTCTTCTGAAATTCATGGTGATGTTGTACAAGAAGTCCAAGCAGAAGCTGGAGAGAAAAAATCTTAGAAGTTTCCACGTGCGTATCTGCTGCTTACTGCATCTTTGTTCAGCATCACTGAttgtccccagcccctggggtgGGGGTCCAGCTTGGCTCAGGCTGTCACATAGACCTCCAGGAGCCCCCCGACTGAGTGCATGCGGTAAAACACACCCAAGGGGAGTCCGAAGTTCACAATCACAAACCAGGTGGAGTAGCCGTAAAATGACCTTTCCATTCCATTCTCGAAGGTGGGGTGACCCCCAAATGTGGGCATGACCCATAGCTGGAGAGATGTGAGGGAAAGAAACATAAGTCAGAGGATGACAAACTGTCCCCTACTTGCACCCTAATCTCAGCACTGGCTCAAGAGTTGTAGGAATATTTCAGGAGTATCACAGAAGTCTCCTTgccagggaggagaaggaaaattccATAGTTATGCTGTTGACTCCTTGCTGTAAATCAAATCCTTTTGAATCCCTGGAAATCTAAAGACAGTTCCATTCTGCCCTAGCCTGCTTCGTCTTTCTACAGGGTTTCATTGTTTCCCTGGGCAATGGGTTTTCACTGGATTAAGGCTGCAGCATTGATTCAAGATCCCAGACCACAGTGTACTTTACTGGGTGAGTTTTGAGCCTGGAGACTCATGTTTACAGAGATTTAATGCTGGTGCCTCACATTTTCTTTCACGTTTCTCATGAAACACCCTTAAGAGcctagtgggtttttttttcagaggctAAAATCTTGGCAAGAAAGGATTTATTAACTGTCTCCTTCCTGCACCCATGAAACCCAGTAATACTTGACTCTAAGGATAAAAGAGAGACTTTCTGATTATGAGGGTGAGGTATTAACAGCAAAACCAGTCTTGACTCGCCTCACCAGTTGAAACTTGGTGGGCAAGGTTTTTTTGTCTGGAATACAAGAGAAAGACAAAGAGGTTACGCCTGTGTCACAGGTGACCGTGGCTCAGCCAGAGCTGTGACGGAGCAGAGAGCACAATACTTACTATGATGTTGCACAAAACCAAGAAGAATGAGATCTCCCTCAATActcttctcttccagctcaggTGAGAGTAGGTATGGATGTAGGACAGGGAAGCTTTCCGGAtctcctgtcccagctccagcacgCTCACTCGTCTCTGGCTGTAGGCTTCACGATTCTGCTCTTCTTTAGTGTCTTCCTCCTTGCCAGGAGGTGTCTGGCTGTGCTCTGGTTTGCTGCTCAGCGTggtctcctcttccccaggcagctctgcagccactgTGTGCTGCCCAGAGTGTCCGGCATGTTTGGCCTCAGCTGCTGCTACAACATGCCGCCGGTGGAGCCCATCGATGACAAAAACATTTTGGGTGATGTTCTGAAAGATGAGGAGGACAGAGTAGGACAGGGCAAGGCTGTTCAGAAGGTCCCTGGGGTCAGTGGCCACCAGGGCCACAATGGAGAAGTAGGACATGCCAATTTGGCCAAGGGCTGCCCCCATCAGCAGGACCACATCCAGGCTGCGGGTTGGGTTCTTCAGCGTGTCCAGCTCCTTTTTTTCTAAGGCATGGATGATTGTCCCAATCACAGCACCCACACTCATTAGGGGCAGGAGCACAATGTAGTAGGAATAATAGATCACAAAGACCTGGCGGCTGGGGACCAAGCTGGTGGCCTGGATCTGGTACATCATAAAGACACAAGCCCCGATGATTACAGCACTGGTGCCCAGCAGTGGCCCAAAGACCACCCCCTGGAGCTTGAATTTGGGCTTGGTGTTGGGGATGTGGTCGTGGCTGATGCGTCTCCCCACGTTCTTCCACATGACGtagagcacagagcagcagaccAGGCAGTACTCAGTGTTGAAGGGGTAGAGCAGGATGTAGCCCTTCTGGAAGACTTTGCAGATGGTCGTGTTTGGGCATGTGCACAAGGTAGTCTCGTTGCCTGGAGCATGAGAAGAGGAAGGTGACAATTAAGAGGGAGATGACCTGGATGTCACGGCTGTCTTTGGGAGTTTCATGTGTGCAGGCACAACatgtgtgtgtctgtccctCAGAAACAGGGATCAGAAGGAAGTTAAATGGCTACTGCTCAGTCCTAAAGGATATGAGGATTCAGAATAACACAGCTTAGCTAATGTCTTTTCCTACCTATGGTCAACACCATAGGTGCTGGGTGAGAGACTCCTCTTCCTTCACAACAAagccttctctctttctccctctggAATATTAGATTTCCCTTTGTTCCTCTAGATCCTCAGAAAGAAGACCAAAGCAATTACATTAGCCTCTTCTAGTCTGGCAATCTTGTGCTTGCAGTCAATAGGGAAAAGTGagcaaaaaatgtaatttatggtgtgcttttcctttcctagCCCTCAGTTTCAAGGTTTCATAGCAGATCCCCTCCCTCCAGGTGAAGATCTCCCCTTGCAGACCATTTCCTTGAGACAACTTCCAATAATAGGGAAGTTGTAGCATTTGGGGGAGCTGGAGATATCTGAATCCCTGAGACACAGAggttccccagagaagtgcaccagcaccaagcctgacagagttcaggaGACATTTGGACAATGGTGGACTACTTGGGGATGATCTTGTACATGGCCAAGATTTGGACTTGCTGATCtttatgggtcccttccacctcagtatattctgtggttctgtgaaatGTTTCCCTAGAAGTCACCTGTGTCAGCCTAACACCAGTGGGGATGTGAAGGAGGAGCCTTGCCTGCGAATCGCTGCTCCACCTCGCGCAGCTGAGACTCGATCTCCATGTGCAGGGTGTCGTTGGTCACGGCCAGGAGCCAGAGAAGAAGGTTGGTGGCTATGGTGACCATCAGCCCACACCTGGGAGGAGACATAGGACTTGTACAATGTTTGGAGATGATTCACAGCCAGCGTGTCCTTCCCCTCTCGCTGGCCCATGCACAGATTTGAGCACACAGAGGGGGTTTGTGCCTGCTCTGCCTGAGGCCTGTGGGGTGTGGCTCTGTATAAAAACACCTGAGCATATTCCCACTTGCCATTTACAAAGGAGTGGGCAGTGCCTGGTGAAACTGGCCTAAGCTAAGACATCTCCCACTAATAGGAATGGGGAGACCACGGGGAAACCACCCTCCTCCATCCTCCAGTCTGTGAGCTGGTCCCTGAGACAGGCAGCAGGAAGATGTTTGGGAGGAAGGAATAAGCTTAGGAGCACTCCAAGGCACAAAGGAAAACTGAAGGGAGCTAGTGAGCCCAGTTTGGAGGAGGGAGGATGGGTCTGAACAATGCAGTTTGGTTCTTGTATCACCCAAAATATAGGATCTATGTAGGATCAGATGAACACATTTCTAGCAGGAATCGTAATGGACATCACGGCAGaaaggaaaagtttcttcagaGCAGTAGAAGGCATTTTTGTCCTCATTTTTTACCTGGTGAAGTTGTGCTGGACTTGAATGCAGTCCTTAGAATGATGCCACAGAAAGTAAGCCTGCAAGTGGAGAACAATAACACTGTGAGCAGAGTGACGTTGGCAGCTGGCTGCACACATGATGGAAAGGAACAGGTAGACAAGAAGGTACAGGTCCAAGCAGGAGCAAACCTGCCTCTGTGCAAAGGTGCAGGGACATGTGTGCACCTGCACCCCAGTGCTGAGGCAGGTGCTGGCATCCTTGGGTAAGGGCAGCATTTATGTGTGACTGCACTGAATGCACATCCTGGAGCTCCCTGTTACTCTGTCCTGTTCATGTGGGTATTTGCTGCTGAGGTGGGAATTAGTTTACTTTTCAAATATGGCTTTTGGTCTGTAAAGATGAAGGCTGATGTTGAATAATAAGGTGAAAATGGTGTGAGATATCTTTGTGTGCAAAGGATTTTGTTGGGCGGATGGATTGGCAAATACAaagaggggctggggctcagacTGGTGCAAAGACATCTCTGGCAAAATGGGAaatttcctctcctctctccttaCTCTGCTTCAAAGCTAATCCCTCTGGATCCTATGGTATGTCAGGTATTTCTAGGGTAATTTTTGAATCTTTCTCCCTTGTCTCTCAATGTGGCACACAGGGAGTGCAGGTAGCATTTGAAGTAATGTGTGATGCTTTAATGCTTTCAATGCTCAGGAGAATGCCCCGTGTTCATTCACTTTCCCCATCTCCCAgctttccccagccctggggctcccAGGAATGGGACAGAGAGAATAAACAAGCTTACAGAAGGGTAATGTGTAGTACCTGGGTGCAAATAAAAAGGATTCCAATGCTGGGGAACAAAATTTCCACCTTGGATTTGCAGTGGACGAGGATTGTGCTGTAGCCAATCTGAAACACATTCAGGAGGATGCTGCAACTGCCAAACAGCAGGACTGACCCTGCACAAAGAGCAAAGGACCAGTAAATAAACACAGACATGTCTGTGGAGCATCGGAGCTTGACTGAGCATAGGAAGCCTTGTGCTCCTTGGATTTGTGTGGAGCTGGCAGTCTTTCTCCTGGAATTATCATAATTTTAGGAGAAGAGGACAAAGGAGAGCCTTATTCCTGAACCTGATTGTGTGTTTTGACTGGTTAAAGGTGTTAGGTAAAAGGTATTTTCTTGTGCTTGGAtacaaggtggggatggggttttggggcttttcTGTACAATCTGGAATGACAGGGGTAAGTTAATGGTGGACATGCTTTCTGCCTTGTGGAGGAAACCTGAGATGACCACAGGTCTGCTAAGGCTTGTAGCAACCCCATCTTCAGGAGTTGGGATCCTTTGATTGTTTCTCCCTTTTGCCTTGGACATGTCTCTGCAACTTTAGGTACTCAAGTACCTTGCAGCTTCCTTCAGCTGAGTCTCCATCTTAGTTAACAAGACAGTGCTTAATTAAAAACTCCATGATAGACTAGAGGCAGGGCTGCTGAGAGAAGGGTAATTTCTCAAAGTGGGGCAAACACTGAAGGGAAAATCTCCCAGGAAAGcctgggtgtcactgggatGTGACTCAATGGGTAAGAATCCTTCCCTGGCAACAAGGCTGCGGTGATGTTAAATGAGGATGATGGTGACATAGGGCCACTGGTGCTCTTGGAGGATAAACACAGTGATTCTCCTCTCACTTTTCAAAGCGCTCCTGCCTAAAACTTTTCCTATGGTTTTCCCACAGTGTTCAGTTGCTGTCCTGGAAAGGGGTTATGCCTGGATTTCTCTTTGTGAAGGGACCAGAGAGTGAAGTTTGAGGCTGAAGGGAGCTAAGTTTCAGGCTTTCCCGGCTGCTCTGGTTCCACTCCGTGGCACCCACTGTACCTGTCAGCCTGACAGGAACTGGGAGATTCCCAATGCCCTAACTGCATATCCTATGGCTTCTAGCTCCTCTAGTAACAggggaagaatttctttgcCTTCCAAGTCTTCggaaggaggcaggagagaagaaataaaagcagaactTACCCCTAATCCAGATGGCTCCGGCATGGGAGTCTCGGTAGAGCACCGCGTGTGGCTGCCGGCTGGTGCCCAGCAGGTAGTAAATAATCCAGAAGAGGCACAAGACCTTGAGGATGGAGAGTAGGATCCAGACGTCTGCCAGAGTGATGGCCACCTTGTTGAAGATCATGCTGCTGATGAAGGCGCTGCCCAGAAACACCACGTTCATGGCCAGCAGCCCTGAGAAGAGCTGCCCAGCCTTCTGAGCTTGCCGGTCCCTCTGCTGCACTGAAGAGCAGTGACGGTACAGCCAGAACTTCTCATAGTGGATCTTGGTGGTGTCTGTTGGGGCTGAGGCTGACCTGCTCTTGCAGTGATGGCAGGGCCTGGAGACTTTCTTGTCAGACATGGCTCATCTGCCTGGGGATCACTGCATTGAAAATAGGGGAGGTTTAAAGGGGGGGTGTGCTGAGATGGGAGGTTTTGTGCTCTGCTGTGAAGGCCACTTGTGTGGTGACCTCCCTTCCTTGCTTTGcagcttctccttccttctccagaAGCTGGatgaaggggaaaagaagaTTGTTTTTTAGCCCAGGTTAGACATTAAAAATTTCCCAGTGGACAGAATCATTGCAGGGCACTGGGGAAAGGCCCTTCTGCCAAAACCTGTCCAGAGACACGGGATTAAAGTGGGTGTTTGATATCTCTGCCCTGCCCTACCAgtaccaggagctgctgggaccAGAGGTGCTCAAACCGTTCCCACCCTCACCTTtcacagcttctccagccctgggttcaggttttcttctttccctttgtTGCCATAAGGATTAGGTGGAAATGGAGAGCAAGCTTAGACCTGCTGTGAAAATCAGAGCTGTTTGATTTTCAGTTAATGGGTCCAAcctcttccttttgtttttggGCTCTGAGAGTTACAGGCTCCTTGAATGGTCACACAAATTGTGGCAGAGTTGGAGAGAATAAACAAAGGGTCTGAAAAGCTTGGAATAAGCTGCTGGGAGAAGATCCAAACTACCACCCAGATGGGCTGAGACTGGGAAACAATTAGtacctgtttttctttctttttcctcttgtaGCACAAGGCTGTGAAGACActgacacagaggagctggagGGATTGGCCCAGGTAGACATTCAGAGTCTGGGAGCTTTTCCATCCATCTTTTGGTGAAATCTTGGTAGGACTGTATTGCTATTGGAAGGGAAATCTTGCTCACATAAAGCAATCAGGCAGCATCAACCTCTCTATAGATTTGGCACATGGAAAGATGCTTTAATTCCAGGGCGTGGCTCTGATTGTAGTGAAGGGTGGCTGGAGTGAAACAAAAGCCCCCTGAGATGTGTTTGAGAGAGGAGGGAACCTTAAACATTCTGTGATAGGTAGTCTTGGGGAGAAATTGTTTGAGGAGGGATTGAAATTTAgtgtttcccttttcttctccatgtGCACAGAGGTGCACTATCTGCCCTTGCCTCTGGGACTATGAGGTGAGCTGATCCCCTGGGTTttgtggctggcagcagggattcAGCATTTCTCTCTAAATTGGTGAGTTTAGAGAGTCCATTAGGAGAGGATGGACCTCTCCATGGAAGGAGAAGATTAATTTGTGTGTTCCAGGATGAACCCCGAAGCCCTGAGATCCTTGGCACTTGTCCTGGTGGAGATTGATCCTAAAAtcttccccatttttctccaaaattctCCTAACTTGGTAGCAAAGGGGCAAACTCCCTCCTCTCTTCTAGGGCCATAACTCTTCTGCTCCAAAGGGAGCTTAGAGGCTATAAAATCATCAGGAAGCCCATTCAGGCTGCACCAGGAGGTACCCAAGTGCCCAGACAGGACTGCACACAGAGGGACCCAAGCCCTTGACCCCATAGCTGTGCTGTGGGGAGCAGTCAAATGCAGCCCTTAcctgcctgcagcctctgctgcctgaGGAGCCAGCACAGCCTCGGATGCAGCCGATCTCAAATGGGTGGCTGGAATGCCACCAGGATGCACGGGAGACTCCAACAGCCCAAGGTGCAGACAGGAGCCGTCAGGGCTGCTCCTCACTAAAtgcagcctctgctcccagcccattgatttattttctttccacctTGTTTACTTTGTGTCTATTATTGTCATTACATTAATTACTCAGTGGGAAGCTCTCAGATCTGCCACAGGCAGCCAATGGTGAACAGCTCCTTTATGCACCTGCTGGGTTGCCTCACACCAACAGGCTTGGTGCAGGATGTGCCAACTGGTAAAACCACAAATGGTGGTGACTAATTTGTGCCATGGCTCAGGCAGGTGTAGAGCTAATCTCCTGGCACAGGCTTGTGCAGGGAGTGCTTACCCACACTGCCTTGGCCAAAATCCACTTGAGTTCCCCACTCCCTTGTTTTTAGGTAGAtcctaagattttttttctcacatgtaccatttctttttgcttttatcCAGGGCACAAATCTTACCCAAAA is from Anomalospiza imberbis isolate Cuckoo-Finch-1a 21T00152 chromosome 19, ASM3175350v1, whole genome shotgun sequence and encodes:
- the OTOP3 gene encoding proton channel OTOP3 isoform X1 → MSDKKVSRPCHHCKSRSASAPTDTTKIHYEKFWLYRHCSSVQQRDRQAQKAGQLFSGLLAMNVVFLGSAFISSMIFNKVAITLADVWILLSILKVLCLFWIIYYLLGTSRQPHAVLYRDSHAGAIWIRGSVLLFGSCSILLNVFQIGYSTILVHCKSKVEILFPSIGILFICTQAYFLWHHSKDCIQVQHNFTRCGLMVTIATNLLLWLLAVTNDTLHMEIESQLREVEQRFAGNETTLCTCPNTTICKVFQKGYILLYPFNTEYCLVCCSVLYVMWKNVGRRISHDHIPNTKPKFKLQGVVFGPLLGTSAVIIGACVFMMYQIQATSLVPSRQVFVIYYSYYIVLLPLMSVGAVIGTIIHALEKKELDTLKNPTRSLDVVLLMGAALGQIGMSYFSIVALVATDPRDLLNSLALSYSVLLIFQNITQNVFVIDGLHRRHVVAAAEAKHAGHSGQHTVAAELPGEEETTLSSKPEHSQTPPGKEEDTKEEQNREAYSQRRVSVLELGQEIRKASLSYIHTYSHLSWKRRVLREISFFLVLCNIILWVMPTFGGHPTFENGMERSFYGYSTWFVIVNFGLPLGVFYRMHSVGGLLEVYVTA
- the OTOP3 gene encoding proton channel OTOP3 isoform X2 yields the protein MSDKKVSRPCHHCKSRSASAPTDTTKIHYEKFWLYRHCSSVQQRDRQAQKAGQLFSGLLAMNVVFLGSAFISSMIFNKVAITLADVWILLSILKVLCLFWIIYYLLGTSRQPHAVLYRDSHAGAIWIRGSVLLFGSCSILLNVFQIGYSTILVHCKSKVEILFPSIGILFICTQAYFLWHHSKDCIQVQHNFTRCGLMVTIATNLLLWLLAVTNDTLHMEIESQLREVEQRFAGKAPPSHPHCCVILNPHILSGNETTLCTCPNTTICKVFQKGYILLYPFNTEYCLVCCSVLYVMWKNVGRRISHDHIPNTKPKFKLQGVVFGPLLGTSAVIIGACVFMMYQIQATSLVPSRQVFVIYYSYYIVLLPLMSVGAVIGTIIHALEKKELDTLKNPTRSLDVVLLMGAALGQIGMSYFSIVALVATDPRDLLNSLALSYSVLLIFQNITQNVFVIDGLHRRHVVAAAEAKHAGHSGQHTVAAELPGEEETTLSSKPEHSQTPPGKEEDTKEEQNREAYSQRRVSVLELGQEIRKASLSYIHTYSHLSWKRRVLREISFFLVLCNIILWVMPTFGGHPTFENGMERSFYGYSTWFVIVNFGLPLGVFYRMHSVGGLLEVYVTA